A genomic segment from Luteolibacter ambystomatis encodes:
- a CDS encoding NACHT domain-containing protein, with protein MGGKDAAKGFVYQDLCALYRALTLYTEGTGQTLQVEDGRRANKGKPEPWDIKIRNPASETFTTELWQAKDTTVSKNQCCEYWKNLHRHLHRGEILIAAQAEVHQDALLGVITSSQLNSALERFRQFLEILRDYDEMPGRADMEQVWKEDFDGVDLDQFVKLIAGEEIPGLMLFDFESRNNGSVYWFRRFIVEGWTSSSLRDRIENLCGRQLEVNLSATKDFDDLCGRALSLIRTNYGRPLLFDDIVASIRENHRPTTSKRKVVKDILKLQIDRVRTAERPQEPSLEKLFVEPCAEIQGGNSAPEDSKTSYSTETWLRRHLLKQDKDSALTLLLGDFGHGKSTLLKIMAARLAAAWKEGDPIPVFVSLRHSFQEGNNILELVTDAVSEAAALDDETWRSSEWLVLCDGFDELNVLHQDRPDWVRSRFHKLYAASLKPNIKLVISSRPILFMDSSERADYLRPYLKVNLKPFDKQRIRTWLENWGCPLTYDDLERLGLSEVATTPVILLLIAQLHRAKRLSNESYTRRASIYSEFFQWVSNTGGALNANERMRKHFEIPMEILRRIAVLLSSHPKSQAGMMEVPLLLDELKHDSKASERHLDPRLFVRHAFHEGRPNYVEFLHQSLREYLVADHLLHAMFQEEDDGEWAFAPDYQQLLIDRPLTLAEVRFFRDLVEEFAENTGPDLVEQFAELHWWPSLLRDLAEDSWRLAKSSDETTQPILSRVSYSVLGPGRQPIRESRPLRIEIAIANIALLQFLGQAYYCHAANVGEPNRVEGLCYLMNFLSSAPDLEPLLSVLKKAVTGLEFSAEVDVSHLDFSGFDFEGATLDGMMFKGCSFDDTSFKKSVLRGCSFSSCHFSGTRWTSAKLSNRTTFSYCRFLGSAENVPRSKSFHYLDCAFPTDLAEAANLKRSRDETICSNFDESENS; from the coding sequence ATGGGAGGAAAAGACGCTGCCAAGGGATTTGTATACCAGGACCTCTGTGCCCTTTATCGGGCGCTGACCTTATACACCGAGGGTACCGGCCAAACGCTGCAGGTGGAGGACGGTCGGAGAGCCAACAAAGGAAAGCCAGAGCCGTGGGACATTAAAATTCGGAATCCCGCCTCCGAGACCTTCACCACGGAATTGTGGCAAGCCAAGGACACAACCGTGTCAAAGAATCAGTGCTGCGAATATTGGAAGAATCTTCACCGGCACCTTCATCGCGGGGAAATCCTCATCGCGGCCCAAGCTGAAGTTCACCAAGACGCCTTGCTCGGTGTAATCACCAGCAGCCAACTAAACTCCGCCCTGGAGAGATTCCGCCAGTTCCTGGAGATCCTCAGGGATTATGACGAAATGCCCGGGCGAGCCGACATGGAGCAAGTCTGGAAAGAGGACTTCGACGGGGTTGATCTCGACCAGTTTGTCAAACTGATCGCTGGGGAAGAAATCCCCGGCCTGATGCTCTTCGACTTTGAAAGCCGGAACAACGGCAGCGTCTATTGGTTTCGCCGCTTCATTGTTGAAGGTTGGACCTCGTCCTCCCTGAGAGATCGAATCGAGAACCTGTGCGGCCGGCAACTGGAGGTAAATCTTAGTGCAACGAAGGACTTTGATGATCTTTGCGGGCGAGCCCTTTCACTAATCCGCACCAACTACGGGAGGCCTCTGCTGTTTGACGATATCGTCGCTTCGATCCGTGAAAACCACAGGCCGACGACTTCAAAACGAAAGGTCGTAAAGGACATCCTCAAACTCCAGATCGACCGCGTCAGAACAGCGGAGCGCCCCCAAGAACCATCATTGGAAAAGCTATTCGTTGAACCATGCGCGGAAATCCAAGGGGGAAACTCTGCTCCAGAAGATTCAAAAACCAGCTATTCAACTGAAACTTGGCTCCGCAGGCACCTACTCAAGCAGGACAAGGACTCAGCCCTGACTCTGTTGTTGGGGGACTTTGGCCACGGAAAATCGACCCTCCTCAAGATTATGGCAGCACGGCTTGCCGCTGCTTGGAAGGAAGGAGATCCAATACCAGTTTTCGTATCGCTTCGCCACTCGTTTCAGGAGGGCAACAACATCCTGGAGTTGGTCACCGATGCAGTCTCCGAAGCAGCAGCGCTCGACGACGAAACTTGGCGTTCCTCGGAGTGGCTGGTGCTCTGCGATGGCTTTGATGAGCTCAATGTCCTCCATCAAGATCGGCCAGATTGGGTCCGTAGCCGCTTCCACAAACTCTACGCGGCATCTCTCAAGCCTAACATCAAACTGGTGATCAGCTCTCGGCCCATCCTCTTCATGGATTCATCCGAGAGAGCGGATTACCTTCGCCCATACCTCAAGGTCAACCTCAAGCCTTTCGACAAGCAGCGTATCCGGACTTGGCTCGAGAACTGGGGCTGCCCCCTAACCTACGATGACCTCGAGCGTCTGGGGCTGTCCGAAGTGGCAACGACACCAGTCATTCTCCTATTGATTGCCCAGCTCCACCGCGCGAAGCGTCTTTCCAACGAAAGCTACACTCGCCGAGCATCCATCTATTCGGAGTTCTTCCAGTGGGTAAGCAACACTGGCGGGGCGCTGAATGCCAACGAGCGGATGAGGAAGCACTTCGAGATTCCAATGGAGATCCTGCGAAGGATCGCCGTACTGCTTTCAAGCCACCCAAAGTCGCAGGCTGGAATGATGGAGGTCCCCTTGCTACTGGACGAGCTGAAGCACGATTCGAAAGCTTCAGAACGCCACCTGGATCCACGCCTCTTCGTCCGACATGCGTTCCACGAGGGGAGGCCAAACTATGTGGAATTCCTCCATCAGTCCCTGAGGGAGTATTTGGTCGCCGACCATCTACTTCACGCCATGTTCCAAGAGGAGGACGATGGCGAATGGGCCTTCGCGCCCGACTACCAGCAATTGCTGATCGACCGCCCCCTCACTCTTGCCGAAGTCCGGTTCTTCCGGGACCTAGTTGAAGAATTTGCGGAGAATACAGGACCGGATTTGGTAGAGCAATTTGCAGAGCTGCACTGGTGGCCAAGCTTACTCCGCGATTTGGCTGAAGATTCCTGGCGTTTGGCTAAATCCTCTGACGAAACGACTCAGCCAATATTGTCGCGGGTCTCCTACTCCGTTCTAGGTCCAGGACGACAGCCAATACGGGAAAGCCGTCCCCTCCGCATCGAAATCGCAATCGCCAACATCGCGCTTCTGCAGTTCCTTGGCCAAGCTTACTACTGCCATGCCGCGAATGTGGGCGAGCCCAATCGCGTGGAAGGCCTTTGCTATCTGATGAACTTTCTTTCGTCAGCCCCGGATCTTGAACCGCTGCTTAGCGTCCTGAAAAAGGCAGTGACGGGACTCGAATTTAGCGCGGAGGTCGATGTGAGCCATCTGGATTTCTCAGGCTTTGACTTCGAGGGCGCGACCCTTGACGGCATGATGTTCAAAGGCTGCTCCTTCGACGACACCTCGTTCAAAAAGTCCGTTCTTCGAGGATGTAGCTTCAGCAGCTGCCACTTCTCGGGAACGCGCTGGACTTCCGCGAAGCTATCGAATCGCACGACCTTTAGCTACTGCCGCTTTCTTGGCAGCGCTGAGAACGTCCCACGGTCAAAGTCCTTTCACTACCTCGATTGCGCTTTCCCGACAGATCTGGCTGAGGCCGCGAACCTGAAGCGAAGCCGCGACGAAACGATCTGCTCGAACTTCGATGAGTCCGAGAACTCTTGA
- a CDS encoding Fic family protein, with amino-acid sequence MDWNWQLAEWPNFRWEDGHNREQESAFLVGSGVLIGAFQSLAVGEANSLRAELLSDEALETSRIEGELLNRDSLQSSIRRQFGLAVDSRKVAPAEQGVSEVMVDAFRSYADDLSDAKLFKWHSLLMRGRVGLKDVGRYRRSKEPMQIVSGPLHAPKVHFEAPAASAIPKEMKGFLKWFNGSRGELPALCRAALAHVYFESIHPFEDGNGRIGRVISEIALSQAVGAPMVIALSQVISAGKKEYYSQLEKANRRLDVAEWVAYFSATVLEAQRRAQRRIEFLIEKAKLFDRLRGKLNVRQEKVLIRVFAEGPDGFNGGLSAKNYAAIAKASTATVTRDLNELLEFGALRKTGERKSTRYWLLVEGQ; translated from the coding sequence ATGGATTGGAACTGGCAGTTGGCTGAATGGCCGAATTTTAGGTGGGAGGATGGCCACAATAGGGAACAGGAATCTGCGTTTCTGGTGGGATCCGGTGTGCTCATTGGAGCCTTCCAATCCTTGGCCGTTGGAGAGGCGAATTCCTTGCGCGCGGAATTGCTGAGCGACGAGGCCCTCGAAACCTCGCGCATTGAGGGGGAGCTATTGAACAGGGATAGCCTTCAGTCGTCCATCCGCCGGCAGTTTGGTTTGGCGGTGGACTCAAGAAAGGTTGCCCCGGCGGAGCAGGGGGTCTCGGAGGTTATGGTGGACGCGTTTCGTAGCTATGCTGACGACCTTTCAGATGCGAAGCTATTCAAGTGGCATTCGCTCCTCATGAGGGGGCGTGTCGGGCTAAAGGACGTGGGCCGTTACCGGCGCTCAAAAGAGCCGATGCAGATTGTCTCCGGGCCGCTGCATGCTCCCAAGGTCCACTTCGAGGCCCCGGCCGCCTCGGCGATCCCAAAGGAGATGAAGGGCTTTTTAAAGTGGTTCAACGGTTCCCGCGGTGAGTTGCCGGCACTTTGCCGGGCCGCTCTCGCTCACGTCTATTTTGAGTCCATCCATCCGTTCGAGGATGGCAATGGCAGGATTGGAAGAGTGATCTCAGAGATTGCGCTCTCACAGGCGGTTGGTGCGCCTATGGTAATCGCGCTGTCGCAGGTCATCAGCGCGGGGAAGAAGGAGTATTACTCTCAGTTGGAGAAGGCGAACCGGCGCTTGGACGTGGCTGAGTGGGTTGCCTATTTTTCGGCGACGGTTTTGGAGGCGCAACGGCGGGCTCAAAGGAGGATCGAATTCTTGATCGAGAAAGCGAAGCTCTTCGATCGTCTGAGGGGCAAGCTGAACGTGCGCCAGGAGAAGGTCCTAATACGGGTCTTCGCGGAGGGCCCCGACGGTTTCAACGGCGGGTTGAGCGCCAAGAATTACGCGGCGATTGCTAAGGCCTCCACGGCTACGGTCACGCGTGATCTGAACGAATTGTTGGAATTCGGAGCGTTGCGCAAAACCGGCGAGCGCAAGTCTACTCGCTACTGGCTTCTTGTGGAGGGGCAATAG
- a CDS encoding sacsin N-terminal ATP-binding-like domain-containing protein yields the protein MSEYRDKVIEKARNVAELFLFEIAKGTSQYLSLHNLTRHVQHQYHGRFLIELLQNSHDALYGDSQEEQRIEIAIREVGPFGALYIANDGRPFSESNFDRLSNLGQSDKNPQSSIGNKGIGFRSVLEITEDPQVFSRSARDAKGFDGFCFGFSPTFVEEISSPLCGLLEGDDLVKFPRIESLLVEGVEEGILRKFRESVHGKASSAAMTADDWLRRELSKLSPYLLPFPVDGNMGDPFVSELEQRGFSTVVRLPFKSRAALELAKEGLQFFQRETILFLEKVNALILDDGKTRRELKRTGEPIENQAAEARDIALSQEDGMGETFRMWSTTLDLSAAPSAVRTALDDLPGEWSAMTSARISLAVNLADAKPGRFSIFLPTKLPTGSSVHINAPFFGDMSRTSIAFGEDEEEATTAEEEYNGYLLRECARLAIKVAASSASEGESLGAKCIFGLLLPCGDDLERFDSWLALLKKAAIDEFGLALQDLAVFPADTGWVSLRDLAVLPPMLGKTVVTEEKIRRFATFPALHNGALPSMEPLRKFASRLRVVLGPSSEQMAETVEALAADLASDVGLDWWGFWRDLTEMLDGKLGMLAGREVLIGTDGRLHSGGGESSAVFLSPDGEDAGSGRSRMEAVPRNLRGRLAFLAESISNDSLSRRRAGSKATAIVDSLIEAGLVRSFDPADILETVVIPAIPVLPAKLDSKSGTLCRDLLRWGLSLVEPGSARTPIKGIKRLLAKLPVPCSAGWFPAGEASFGAGWGGTSGAKVERYLDLLPGNAGAPSKQKLLVPPDHPEWNGAPVAAERLKALGVFDGLRAVTVAEVRPGWSGPGWPSGSKRLALHESPPPGISKQFWGEYRDYVWQNHRTSYQSKAYYLGQFSFVPGADLIGQFNDECRAAFMEAMVASMANLPDKWWVLVAVRYGGLSDIVELWSPLRFALSESRWLRTDRKGDGKWWKPSELWHVSSSEMRLSRGTLRSHLRCMPQSTLYGFERARRPLQALAFVGLRSYGENEASKDARLLDDLMESWTQHCVSDRNAFISQLHFAWECFAPTSFSRMPSKLPVVQGEMLAMVAPSQEEPCYLPDDSPAVVDLVASFGLRLVEIPVKRAKALRDSLVNRYPQAVKCVSKLAITAWVDDEKWRSKGSWGSAANDDDLSWLLPVVLTLVAHHGEQGAGTRVDSFEKLMARLREMRVARFSTVEVSVDEKSGEHIRRNEVSAYWHQGENVLIVSERCIGEPVLLAATIAGVVGDEDIEHRLRSFLSDLSGRPDHDLICFSLRKNLRIPEAAYLEVRDRWFDDVALSIQRIWPLIEALSPNTGFAYLTDAASHEELVELIDALKFENFDTEAALKQAKDAPTVFEFAAGIAGQLGVTLSRWNEALATRKEPPLVNRDASTQFKDHLASAKATLKAWAARRMMASRSIGNFKDLAARIDGLSAPSDASYRFWEVSFRDTMDIVRPVFVAWGAADAELAALDLAPDHRDLISRMGGCGIDSSVDPVESERKNNVLLDRALADLQRIGSAFAWKDGDRDLSKWRDFSRQARAGMGDVFESDAYGESWTPERVWTLARTGAQTLGGESWRGLLQRVSSLEELRVSSGLTAADLERAREQIEHARVAEKIKRAKVSICGEEFDMSDDNAKALMDHIESRVPAAALAEATLADLAKPHRLSNLPARWKRGGSGGGGGGGRRSRRQAQEASDDLTGFCGEIHVYRWLGEVYSRAVVSSDSWISSYAGRVFPENEVDDGAGCDFRFTADGVKYHLEVKSSTGSDESFLLGASEIELAKYLAGSKRHGIFRIVRVIDALSESPRIVVLPNPYEKRFSQASRIDGGNVWVRFKLA from the coding sequence ATGAGTGAGTATCGCGACAAGGTTATCGAGAAGGCCAGAAATGTAGCGGAGCTTTTCTTGTTCGAGATCGCAAAGGGGACGAGTCAGTACCTCAGTCTCCACAATCTGACCCGGCATGTTCAGCATCAGTATCACGGGCGCTTCCTGATCGAGCTCCTTCAGAATTCTCACGACGCGCTCTACGGTGATTCCCAAGAGGAACAGCGAATCGAGATTGCGATTCGCGAGGTCGGGCCCTTTGGCGCTTTGTATATTGCCAACGACGGCCGGCCGTTTAGCGAGTCAAATTTCGATCGGCTTTCCAATCTGGGGCAGAGTGACAAGAACCCTCAAAGTTCGATCGGTAACAAAGGCATCGGTTTCCGCAGCGTCCTTGAGATCACTGAAGACCCACAGGTGTTTTCGCGGTCCGCAAGAGACGCAAAAGGATTCGATGGCTTCTGCTTTGGATTTTCGCCGACATTCGTCGAGGAGATCTCCAGCCCCTTGTGCGGTCTCCTTGAAGGTGATGATCTGGTCAAGTTTCCTAGGATTGAGAGCTTGTTGGTCGAAGGGGTAGAAGAGGGGATTCTCCGCAAGTTTCGCGAGAGCGTGCATGGAAAGGCGTCGTCCGCAGCAATGACAGCTGACGATTGGCTTCGCCGAGAACTATCGAAGCTTTCTCCCTACCTCCTGCCATTCCCGGTGGATGGCAATATGGGAGATCCATTTGTCAGTGAACTGGAGCAGCGGGGATTCTCAACCGTCGTAAGGCTTCCGTTTAAGAGCAGAGCAGCCTTGGAACTTGCGAAAGAGGGGCTCCAATTTTTCCAGCGGGAGACGATTCTCTTCCTGGAGAAGGTCAACGCGTTGATCCTCGATGACGGGAAAACGAGAAGGGAACTGAAGAGAACCGGGGAACCCATCGAAAATCAGGCCGCGGAGGCGCGCGACATCGCCCTCAGCCAAGAGGATGGAATGGGCGAAACCTTCCGAATGTGGAGCACGACATTGGATCTAAGCGCGGCGCCATCCGCTGTACGCACTGCGCTGGATGACCTACCTGGTGAATGGTCGGCGATGACTTCGGCTAGAATTTCGCTGGCGGTGAATCTTGCCGATGCAAAGCCCGGACGTTTCTCAATTTTCCTTCCGACCAAGCTACCTACCGGTTCGAGCGTTCATATCAACGCGCCGTTCTTTGGCGACATGAGCCGGACTTCGATTGCCTTTGGTGAGGATGAAGAGGAGGCAACTACGGCCGAAGAAGAGTACAATGGATACCTTTTGCGGGAATGTGCACGCCTCGCCATCAAGGTGGCGGCAAGCTCGGCCTCCGAAGGCGAGTCGCTCGGCGCCAAGTGCATCTTCGGGCTGCTTCTGCCCTGCGGAGATGACTTGGAGCGGTTTGATTCGTGGCTCGCCTTGCTCAAGAAAGCCGCTATAGACGAGTTCGGGCTAGCACTTCAGGATCTGGCCGTGTTTCCGGCGGATACGGGATGGGTTTCCCTCAGAGACCTTGCGGTATTGCCGCCAATGCTGGGGAAGACGGTAGTCACCGAGGAAAAGATCCGGCGGTTCGCTACTTTCCCTGCGCTTCACAACGGAGCACTCCCCAGCATGGAGCCTTTGCGGAAGTTCGCTAGCCGACTTCGCGTTGTCTTGGGGCCGTCTAGCGAGCAGATGGCAGAGACTGTAGAAGCATTGGCAGCTGATCTGGCGTCCGATGTTGGATTGGATTGGTGGGGATTCTGGCGCGATCTGACCGAAATGCTGGATGGCAAACTGGGGATGCTGGCCGGCAGGGAAGTTCTAATAGGGACCGATGGTCGGCTCCATTCTGGAGGTGGCGAATCCTCTGCGGTCTTTTTGTCGCCTGACGGCGAGGATGCCGGAAGCGGGCGAAGCCGAATGGAAGCTGTTCCTCGAAATTTGAGGGGGCGATTGGCGTTCCTAGCTGAGTCGATCTCGAATGATAGCCTTTCAAGGCGTCGAGCCGGGAGCAAGGCTACCGCAATCGTAGACAGCCTGATTGAGGCTGGTTTGGTAAGGTCATTTGATCCGGCGGATATACTTGAAACCGTCGTGATCCCGGCGATTCCGGTATTGCCGGCAAAGCTCGACTCAAAGTCCGGTACGCTCTGTCGTGATCTTTTGCGCTGGGGGCTGAGTCTTGTGGAACCAGGTTCCGCTAGGACGCCGATCAAGGGCATCAAAAGGTTACTCGCGAAGCTGCCCGTTCCATGCTCAGCGGGTTGGTTCCCGGCCGGTGAGGCTTCTTTCGGGGCGGGGTGGGGAGGAACGAGTGGAGCAAAAGTAGAGCGCTATCTGGATTTGCTGCCCGGAAATGCCGGGGCTCCTTCGAAGCAGAAGCTCTTGGTACCTCCAGATCATCCCGAATGGAACGGAGCCCCAGTTGCGGCGGAGAGGTTGAAAGCACTTGGGGTTTTCGATGGTTTGCGAGCGGTCACCGTTGCCGAAGTGCGTCCGGGGTGGTCAGGTCCAGGCTGGCCCAGCGGCAGCAAGAGGCTGGCCTTGCATGAGAGTCCTCCGCCGGGGATCTCGAAGCAGTTCTGGGGAGAGTATCGGGACTATGTTTGGCAAAATCACCGGACGTCTTATCAGTCCAAGGCCTACTACCTTGGCCAGTTCTCGTTTGTTCCCGGAGCAGATCTCATTGGGCAGTTCAACGATGAGTGCAGGGCTGCCTTTATGGAGGCCATGGTGGCCAGTATGGCCAATCTCCCGGACAAGTGGTGGGTGCTGGTTGCGGTGAGGTACGGTGGATTGAGTGACATTGTTGAGCTCTGGTCGCCACTTCGCTTTGCTCTCTCAGAATCGCGGTGGCTGCGGACCGATCGCAAAGGTGATGGCAAGTGGTGGAAACCATCCGAGCTTTGGCACGTGTCGTCTTCGGAAATGCGACTGTCGCGAGGTACGCTTCGCTCACACCTGCGCTGCATGCCTCAGTCGACGTTGTATGGTTTCGAACGGGCTAGGAGACCACTCCAGGCGTTAGCCTTTGTTGGTCTCAGGTCTTATGGTGAGAATGAGGCTAGCAAGGATGCCCGATTGTTGGACGATTTGATGGAGTCTTGGACGCAGCATTGCGTTTCTGACCGGAACGCTTTTATAAGCCAGCTGCATTTCGCTTGGGAGTGCTTTGCACCGACCTCGTTTTCCCGCATGCCGAGCAAGCTTCCGGTAGTCCAGGGAGAGATGCTGGCGATGGTCGCCCCATCGCAGGAAGAGCCCTGCTACCTTCCGGATGATTCTCCTGCTGTGGTCGATCTCGTCGCCAGTTTCGGACTTAGGCTTGTCGAGATTCCGGTTAAACGTGCTAAGGCGCTGCGTGATTCCCTGGTGAATCGCTATCCGCAGGCAGTAAAGTGCGTATCGAAGCTCGCGATTACCGCCTGGGTTGACGACGAGAAGTGGCGTAGCAAGGGGAGCTGGGGAAGTGCGGCCAACGACGATGACTTGTCATGGCTACTTCCGGTGGTTTTGACATTGGTTGCTCATCACGGAGAGCAGGGCGCTGGGACGCGGGTCGATTCATTTGAGAAGCTGATGGCTCGCTTGCGGGAGATGCGAGTCGCGCGCTTTTCCACCGTTGAGGTGAGCGTGGACGAGAAGTCGGGAGAGCATATTCGCCGGAACGAGGTGTCCGCTTATTGGCATCAGGGCGAAAATGTCCTCATCGTTTCGGAGCGATGCATTGGCGAGCCAGTTTTGCTTGCCGCAACTATAGCCGGGGTGGTGGGCGACGAAGACATTGAGCATCGGCTCAGGTCTTTCCTTTCAGACCTCTCGGGGAGGCCCGACCACGATTTGATTTGCTTCTCCCTGAGGAAGAACCTCCGCATTCCTGAGGCGGCCTATCTCGAAGTTCGCGATCGATGGTTCGACGATGTGGCGCTATCAATTCAACGAATCTGGCCCCTGATAGAGGCGCTTTCTCCGAATACGGGCTTTGCCTATCTGACGGACGCGGCCTCGCACGAAGAACTTGTCGAATTGATCGACGCCCTTAAGTTCGAGAATTTTGACACGGAGGCAGCACTCAAACAGGCCAAGGATGCGCCCACGGTATTTGAGTTCGCAGCAGGGATAGCGGGACAGCTTGGCGTCACCCTCAGCAGGTGGAATGAGGCACTGGCAACGAGGAAAGAGCCGCCGCTTGTGAACCGAGACGCGAGTACACAGTTCAAGGACCACCTAGCTTCGGCGAAGGCCACGTTGAAGGCGTGGGCCGCCCGCAGAATGATGGCCAGCCGATCAATTGGGAACTTCAAGGATCTAGCGGCTAGGATCGATGGCTTGTCGGCACCTTCTGATGCATCTTACCGCTTTTGGGAGGTGTCATTCAGGGACACAATGGACATTGTCCGGCCAGTCTTTGTAGCGTGGGGCGCAGCCGACGCAGAGCTGGCAGCATTGGATTTGGCACCGGACCATCGCGATCTCATTTCGCGAATGGGCGGCTGTGGCATTGATTCTTCGGTGGATCCAGTAGAGAGCGAGCGAAAGAACAATGTGCTCCTTGATCGTGCATTGGCGGATTTGCAGCGAATCGGTAGCGCTTTTGCTTGGAAGGACGGGGATCGTGACCTGTCGAAGTGGCGAGATTTCTCAAGGCAGGCGCGGGCAGGAATGGGCGATGTTTTCGAGTCTGACGCCTATGGTGAATCATGGACGCCTGAACGTGTCTGGACGCTAGCCAGAACAGGTGCCCAGACACTTGGCGGGGAGTCATGGCGGGGGCTGCTACAGCGAGTGTCGTCGCTGGAGGAACTTCGGGTTTCCTCTGGCCTGACGGCAGCCGATCTCGAAAGGGCCCGTGAGCAGATCGAGCATGCGCGCGTCGCGGAGAAGATCAAACGTGCGAAGGTTTCGATCTGTGGAGAAGAGTTCGACATGTCCGATGACAATGCGAAAGCGCTCATGGACCATATCGAAAGCCGTGTGCCCGCAGCAGCATTGGCAGAAGCAACCCTTGCTGATCTAGCGAAGCCGCATCGGTTGTCGAACCTGCCCGCGCGGTGGAAGAGAGGTGGATCCGGCGGTGGGGGAGGCGGAGGCCGACGTTCACGGCGCCAGGCTCAGGAAGCCAGTGACGACCTGACGGGCTTCTGTGGAGAGATTCACGTCTACCGCTGGTTGGGGGAGGTGTATTCTCGAGCAGTTGTCTCTTCCGACTCGTGGATTTCTTCGTACGCGGGCCGAGTGTTTCCTGAGAACGAAGTCGATGACGGAGCTGGATGCGATTTCCGGTTCACTGCGGACGGGGTAAAGTACCATCTGGAGGTGAAGTCGAGCACGGGTTCCGACGAATCATTCCTCCTAGGAGCGTCGGAGATTGAATTGGCGAAGTATCTGGCCGGTTCGAAGAGGCATGGGATTTTCCGGATCGTCCGCGTTATCGATGCTCTCAGCGAAAGCCCCCGAATTGTGGTTCTCCCCAATCCTTACGAGAAGCGGTTCAGCCAAGCGTCCCGAATTGATGGGGGAAATGTATGGGTGCGCTTCAAGCTTGCCTGA
- a CDS encoding tyrosine-type recombinase/integrase, whose product MKRDAMSAYDAEGRRKYLSRDEGKKFLSQAVLLPRARALFCLTIYYTGCRISEAVNLKAADIDTELNVIRILCLKKRGKREVRRIPVPEFLAMGLVEIGGSSKQQRIWRFHRTTGWRTIKKVMAAAGISGIHATTKGLRHGFGVRGALEQIPVSVIRDWMGHADSETTAIYLAVRDEEERELMGRTWK is encoded by the coding sequence ATGAAAAGGGACGCGATGAGCGCCTACGACGCCGAAGGTCGGCGCAAGTATCTAAGCCGCGACGAAGGGAAGAAGTTCCTGAGCCAGGCGGTGTTGCTGCCGCGAGCACGCGCGCTGTTCTGTCTGACGATTTACTACACGGGGTGCCGCATTTCCGAGGCCGTCAATTTGAAGGCAGCTGACATCGATACCGAGCTGAACGTGATCCGGATTCTGTGCCTAAAGAAGCGAGGCAAACGAGAAGTCCGCCGCATCCCCGTGCCGGAGTTTCTTGCTATGGGGCTTGTGGAAATCGGGGGGAGCTCAAAGCAGCAGCGAATCTGGCGGTTTCACCGGACGACTGGCTGGCGAACGATCAAGAAGGTGATGGCCGCAGCGGGCATTTCGGGAATTCACGCCACCACAAAAGGCCTCCGGCATGGATTCGGGGTGCGGGGCGCATTGGAGCAGATTCCGGTGAGTGTGATTCGGGATTGGATGGGCCACGCGGACTCTGAAACGACCGCGATTTACCTCGCGGTGCGTGACGAGGAAGAGCGTGAACTCATGGGTAGGACATGGAAGTAA